NNNNNNNNNNNNNNNNNNNNNNNNNNNNNNNNNNNNNNNNNNNNNNNNNNNNNNNNNNNNNNNNNNNNNNNNNNNNNNNNNNNNNNNNNNNNNNNNNNNNNNNNNNNNNNNNNNNNNNNNNNNNNNNNNNNNNNNNNNNNNNNNNNNNNNNNNNNNNNNNNNNNNNNNNNNNNNNNNNNNNNNNNNNNNNNNNNNNNNNNNNNNNNNNNNNNNNNNNNNNNNNNNNNNNNNNNNNNNNNNNNNNNNNNNNNNNNNNNNNNNNNNNNNNNNNNNNNNNNNNNNNNNNNNNNNNNNNNNNNNNNNNNNNNNNNNNNNNNNNNNNNNNNNNNNNNNNNNNNNNNNNNNNNNNNNNNNNNNNNNNNNNNNNNNNNNNNNNNNNNNNNNNNNNNNNNNNNNNNNNNNNNNNNNNNNNNNNNNNNNNNNNNNNNNNNNNNNNNNNNNNNNNNNNNNNNNNNNNNNNNNNNNNNNNNNNNNNNNNNNNNNNNNNNNNNNNNNNNNNNNNNNNNNNNNNNNNNNNNNNNNNNNNNNNNNNNNNNNNNNNNNNNNNNNNNNNNNNNNNNNNNNNNNNNNNNNNNNNNNNNNNNNNNNNNNNNNNNNNNNNNNNNNNNNNNNNNNNNNNNNNNNNNNNNNNNNNNNNNNNNNNNNNNNNNNNNNNNNNNNNNNNNNNNNNNNNNNNNNNNNNNNNNNNNNNNNNNNNNNNNNNNNNNNNNNNNNNNNNNNNNNNNNNNNNNNNNNNNNNNNNNNNNNNNNNNNNNNNNNNNNNNNNNNNNNNNNNNNNNNNNNNNNNNNNNNNNNNNNNNNNNNNNNNNNNNNNNNNNNNNNNNNNNNNNNNNNNNNNNNNNNNNTGCATCTGACTTGACAAGGCAGACTCCGGGCGTGGACGCAGACTGACTGTAGATCGCCGGCTTTGAAGTCTGGGTGGTACATCCTTGACTGTGACCCCACTCTCGAGCTGATGCAATGGCTTTAAAAATCACTTCCTCCACTTTGATGATCCTGTTGTTGAATACGAGTTGGTTTCTTGCTACCCACAGTTGCCATGCGATCCATGGAGCCAAACAGCCCAACACCACTCCCGTGGGAGGTAAAGATTTCCTCGAGCAGAGGCTTGTCCATAGGTTTTTTAGCTCCAAATCTAAAGATCCACTGATCTCAATAGCAGGGAACACAGGGGCAGAGTTCCATACCTGTTGAGCAAACCCACATTGAAGGAACAGATGATCTATAGATTCAGGTAAATTACACCTTTTACATTTTCCATCTACTTGTATATGTCTAGCCAGCAGAGCCTCTCCCACTGGAAGAGCTTCATGGAACGTTTTCCACAAAAAGAGTTTTATCTTCGGCATGGTCTGAAGTTTCCAGACATTCTTTCGCCAATCAAAGTTCTAGTTAAGCGTTGTATCACGTGGCAGGAGAGCTGCTGCATACCCCGTCTTTGTAGTGAAGTTTCCAGATTCAGTGTTCAACCAGATTAGCTTGTCTGGGGCTCCCGTTAAACTCGGTTTTATTGCTAGGATCCTCTGTTCTTCAAATGGGAGTACTTGCCTAATTTTCTCCACGTCCCATTCTATTTTTCCTGGTAAAAATAGGTCATTCGCTCTGGACCCCCTCCTTTTCAGTATTATTGATTAGGTCGTTGAAATCGCCAGTCACAAACCATGGAGATTCACGGGAGTAGTTTAGAGAGATCAGTTGATCCCAAAGTTCTCTTCGCTTTGGTTTATTAGTATCTCCATACACAAATGAGGCATAAAAGACTTTTCCTTCATAGGTAACACAAGTGTCAATACAATTAGGCGATGCACTCAGTATTTGGAGATTAATTTCTTGCTTCCATAAGAGAATTAGGCCTCCTGCCCCATGCCCTACTGGTGAAACCAGGTATCTGTTGTCGTACTTCAGTTGCTCCGTTTTCTTGATGACGAAGCTATCGGGATTTTTNNNNNNNNNNNNNNNNNNNNNNNNNNNNNNNNNNNNNNNNNNNNNNNNNNNNNNNNNNNNNNNNNNNNNNNNNNNNNNNNNNNNNNNNNNNNNNNNNNNNNNNNNNNNNNNNNNNNNNNNNNNNNNNNNNNNNNNNNNNNNNNNNNNNNNNNNNNNNNNNNNNNNNNNNNNNNNNNNNNNNNNNNNNNNNNNNNNNNNNNNNNNNNNNNNNNNNNNNNNNNNNNNNNNNNNNNNNNNNNNNNNNNNNNNNNNNNNNNNNNNNNNNNNNNNNNNNNNNNNNNNNNNNNNNNNNNNNNNNNNNNNNNNNNNNNNNNNNNNNNNNNNNNNNNNNNNNNNNNNNNNNNNNNNNNNNNNNNNNNNNNNNNNNNNNNNNNNNNNNNNNNNNNNNNNNNNNNNNNNNNNNNNNNNNNNNNNNNNNNNNNNNNNNNNNNNNNNNNNNNNNNNNNNNNNNNNNNNNNNNNNNNNNNNNNNNNNNNNNNNNNNNNNNNNNNNNNNNNNNNNNNNNNNNNNNNNNNNNNNNNNNNNNNNNNNNNNNNNNNNNNNNNNNNNNNNNNNNNNNNNNNNNNNNNNNNNNNNNNNNNNNNNNNNNNNNNNNNNNNNNNNNNNNNNNNNNNNNNNNNNNNNNNNNNNNNNNNNNNNNNNNNNNNNNNNNNNNNNNNNNNNNNNNNNNNNNNNNNNNNNNNNNNNNNNNNNNNNNNNNNNNNNNNNNNNNNNNNNNNNNNNNNNNNNNNNNNNNNNNNNNNNNNNNNNNNNNNNNNNNNNNNNNNNNNNNNNNNNNNNNNNNNNNNNNNNNNNNNNNNNNNNNNNNNNNNNNNNNNNNNNNNNNNNNNNNNNNNNNNNNNNNNNNNNNNNNNNNNNNNNNNNNNNNNNNNNNNNNNNNNNNNNNNNNNNNNNNNNNNNNNNNNNNNNNNNNNNNNNNNNNNNNNNNNNNNNNNNNNNNNNNNNNNNNNNNNNNNNNNNNNNNNNNNNNNNNNNNNNNNNNNNNNNNNNNNNNNNNNNNNNNNNNNNNNNNNNNNNNNNNNNNNNNNNNNNNNNNNNNNNNNNNNNNNNNNNNNNNNNNNNNNNNNNNNNNNNNNNNNNNNNNNNNNNNNNNNNNNNNNNNNNNNNNNNNNNNNNNNNNNNNNNNNNNNNNNNNNNNNNNNNNNNNNNNNNNNNNNNNNNNNNNNNNNNNNNNNNNNNNNNNNNNNNNNNNNNNNNNNNNNNNNNNNNNNNNNNNNNNNNNNNNNNNNNNNNNNNNNNNNNNNNNNNNNNNNNNNNNNNNNNNNNNNNNNNNNNNNNNNNNNNNNNNNNNNNNNNNNNNNNNNNNNNNNNNNNNNNNNNNNNNNNNNNNNNNNNNNNNNNNNNNNNNNNNNNNNNNNNNNNNNNNNNNNNNNNNNNNNNNNNNNNNNNNNNNNNNNNNNNNNNNNNNNNNNNNNNNNNNNNNNNNNNNNNNNNNNNNNNNNNNNNNNNNNNNNNNNNNNNNNNNNNNNNNNNNNNNNNNNNNNNNNNNNNNNNNNNNNNNNNNNNNNNNNNNNNNNNNNNNNNNNNNNNNNNNNNNNNNNNNNNNNNNNNNNNNNNNNNNNNNNNNNNNNNNNNNNNNNNNNNNNNNNNNNNNNNNNNNNNNNNNNNNNNNNNNNNNNNNNNNNNNNNNNNNNNNNNNNNNNNNNNNNNNNNNNNNNNNNNNNNNNNNNNNNNNNNNNNNNNNNNNNNNNNNNNNNNNNNNNNNNNNNNNNNNNNNNNNNNNNNNNNNNNNNNNNNNNNNNNNNNNNNNNNNNNNNNNNNNNNNNNNNNNNNNNNNNNNNNNNNNNNNNNNNNNNNNNNNNNNNNNNNNNNNNNNNNNNNNNNNNNNNNNNNNNNNNNNNNNNNNNNNNNNNNNNNNNNNNNNNNNNNNNNNNNNNNNNNNNNNNNNNNNNNNNNNNNNNNNNNNNNNNNNNNNNNNNNNNNNNNNNNNNNNNNNNNNNNNNNNNNNNNNNNNNNNNNNNNNNNNNNNNNNNNNNNNNNNNNNNNNNNNNNNNNNNNNNNNNNNNNNNNNNNNNNNNNNNNNNNNNNNNNNNNNNNNNNNNNNNNNNNNNNNNNNNNNNNNNNNNNNNNNNNNNNNNNNNNNNNNNNNNNNNNNNNNNNNNNNNNNNNNNNNNNNNNNNNNNNNNNNNNNNNNNNNNNNNNNNNNNNNNNNNNNNNNNNNNNNNNNNNNNNNNNNNNNNNNNNNNNNNNNNNNNNNNNNNNNNNNNNNNNNNNNNNNNNNNNNNNNNNNNNNNNNNNNNNNNNNNNNNNNNNNNNNNNNNNNNNNNNNNNNNNNNNNNNNNNNNNNNNNNNNNNNNNNNNNNNNNNNNNNNNNNNNNNNNNNNNNNNNNNNNNNNNNNNNNNNNNNNNNNNNNNNNNNNNNNNNNNNNNNNNNNNNNNNNNNNNNNNNNNNNNNNNNNNNNNNNNNNNNNNNNNNNNNNNNNNCCTGTAATCATAGACATTTCAAAATTTGAACAAATACTATACTATTTTGTATTTGGATTAGGGTTTATAGTTTCTTTTAGGGTTTAGTTTTGAAAGATTTGGATTGACGTTGGGGTAAGAACGTTTCAAAATCAGAATAATATGTACTATACTATTTCGTTTGTTATTATTATATTTTAATAATATTTTACACTATATATTATTTGCATGTTTTGATATTTGGATTAGGGTATATTTCTTTTTAGAGTTTAGTGACTAATGTTTTTTGTTTAGTTATGGAAGGTTTGTGTTGATGTTAAGGTAAACATTACATATTTCCCTTCGATTATAGACATTTCAAAATTTGAACAAATACTATACTATTTTGTTTACTACCATTAGCATGTTCCATTCTATTTATTCTTTATCACAATCGACGTTCTTTTATAATTATTATCATCCTTCAGACATCACAACATCATTTATTTATCGGTTACTTACATAGATGAAGGATACAACCGGAAGAAAAGAAAACAAATGCTAAAAAATCTAATTATGTCAAATCAAATGCTATATTCTTAATTTTATCTCAAAAATTGGCCATTACACCAATTAGCCCTATAAAAAATGCATGAAAGTCCAATTAATTTGGATACATTGGCCATACATTCATGATTCAAGAGGCTCACTTGTTCTAAGAATACATGACTAGTTGATAGTTAGTCATCTTCGTCACATGTACACCGATGATGAAGGTGACATTCACATGGACATGAATATATTGATATGTGTATGACCACAAACCACTGTTTATAGATTCTCTTCATTTTTAGGCCACTTGATCTCACATCAAATTATTTTGCCTCACCATAACCAAACAAAAGAAGAACATGTTATTGAAAACAACTGTACTCTATAATCTATATACACATACACCCATATTATGTTATTAACTCCATCACCCTATCAAATCTTCACATTCTGCCAATCCCCTCAACATGTGCCACCATCGCTCCTTTGGTCCATCCCTCTCAATTTCAAACGTTGGCCAACAACATTTTTCGTTGGTCCAGTCTAAAACTTTCATTGTTTTCACACACACACATATATGGGAGTACTATATATGTATTAGCACTTCACTACTTTGTACACATATATAATACTGTCAAAAGGAAAAGAAGAAGTCTCTTCTTATAGATTGTTTAATGAACCGTTTAATAAGAAACTCATCTGAAATGGGATGCTGAATTACGCAATAAGATAATATAATCTTAAGAACATATGAGTGCGGTCTGATAGACTAGTTTCCACTATTTTCATTTTTATGTATTAACCAACTAAAGTGAATAATAAGTCGTTTTCTATCAAATTATTAAAAATGTTTTATTTACTATCAAGCTTTCAATATTTTATTTGATGTGAGCACTATTATATTAGGTGAAATGGCATGTGGTTATTAACCACTCATAATAAATCATGTATCCACCATTCCAAAACCTGTGCCAATTTTTTCAACTCACAAATAGCGTGTACCAGTGATACTACTGCCCCTTAAAAATAAGAGTTACTACGACGAGCTAAAATTAATCAAAACAGCAAACACCAATATGTTTAGAACCACAACAATTCCAAGATAGCTAAATACTTATATAGTGTTAAAAAAAAACCTAAATACTTATATATGGTGACCAACAGCTTACATTTCATTTATTTACTTTTGCATTTGGTGACCGTCATTAAGAAATTAATTTA
The DNA window shown above is from Brassica oleracea var. oleracea cultivar TO1000 chromosome C3, BOL, whole genome shotgun sequence and carries:
- the LOC106329688 gene encoding uncharacterized protein LOC106329688; translation: MPKIKLFLWKTFHEALPVGEALLARHIQVWNSAPVFPAIEISGSLDLELKNLWTSLCSRKSLPPTGVVLGCLAPWIAWQLWVARNQLVFNNRIIKVEEVIFKAIASAREWGHSQGCTTQTSKPAIYSQSASTPGITETKRVMMSSERSKEKKRSICRRLGKYIKEQKGRIYIIRRCVVMLLCWHD